CAGCTCATCTGCCCCAGGGTCTCGATATTGTGGGTGAGCAGCAGGGTGGCGCAGCCCATGCGGGCGGCGGCCAGCGCCGCTTCGGTGCCGGCATGTCCGCCACCGACCACGATGACATCGAATTCCTTGGGGTATTGCATGGGGCTTGCTGCTTTCATAGTGGCCCGATCGGCTGCGCATTTTTTGCGCAGGGTCTTGGGTGATTCGGACCCGTTTCCACAGCGCCAAAGCTGGCGCGGGCAAACCCGTGATTTTACGGATCGGCTGTGGATAAGTCACGGCCGCAGGCCATCCCTGCGCCGACAATATCGCGATGAATTGCCGTCCCCATTGCGCCGCCTGCTGCATAGCGCCTTCGATCAGCTCGCCCATCCCGGGCATGCCCGTCATCAACGGGGTCAGCAAGCCGGCGGGCGTGCGCTGCATCCAGCTCGATGCGCAAGACCGCTGCCAGATCTTCGGACACCCGGATCGCCCCGCCGTCTGCGGCTCCCTGCAGCCCTGCGAGCAGATGTGCGGCGAATCGCGTGAGCAGGCCATGCGCTGGCTGGGCTGGATGGAGCAGGCGACAGCGCCTTGACAGGCCTGCGTCCTAGACTGGCTCAACAAAGTTTCCCCAAAAACACCCCACGGAGACAAGAGCCATGACCCAGGACTTGAACGACCCTCACGCTTCCCCCGACTCGCGGGCCCGCCGCCAATTTTTGCTGCGAAGCGGCCTGGCCAGTGCGGCCTCCGGCTTGGGCTTGCCAGCCTGGGCCGAGGCGGCCTGGCCCAGCCGTTCCGTGCGCCTGGTCGTGCCGTTTGCGCCCGGCGGCAGCTCGGAGATCGTCGCCCGCGCCACCGCCTTCGAGCTGGGCAAGACCCTGGGCCAGACCGTCTACGTGGAAAACAAGCCCGGCGGCAGCGGCAATATCGCCATGGCCGAGGTGGCCCGCGCCGATGACCAGCACACCCTGGTGCTGGGCCATATCGGCACCTTGGCGGTCAACCCCTTCATCTACGACAAGCTGCCCTACGACCCGGTCAAGGACTTCAAGCCCGTCACTTTGCTGGCCAAGGTGCCCAGCCTCTACGTGGTCCACCCCGATGTGCCGGCGCGCAACCTCAAGGAATTTGTGGCTCTGGCGCGCAGCAAGCCGGGCCGCCTGAATTACGGCTCGGCCGGCAATGGCAGCGCCGGCCATCTGGCCATGGAGTATCTGAAGATGGCGGCCGAGCTTTTCATCGTCCATGTGCCTTACCGCGGCACCGGCCCGCAGCTGACCGATTTGCTGGCCGGCCGCCTCGATGCCGCCTCGGTCGGCGCACCGGCCGTGCTGCAGTTCATCAAGGCCGGCAAGCTGCGCTGCCTGGCCACCGGCTCTAAAGCTCGCCTGCCGCAGCTGCCCGATGTGCCGACCGTGGCGGAGCAGGGCTTTCCGGGCTTCGAGATGACGCAGTGGTACGGCCTGCTCGCGCCGACCAACCTGGCCCCGGCCCATCTCGACCGCCTGGCCACGGAATCGGCCAAGGCCATTCGCAGCAGCGCCTCCGCCGAGCGCCTGAGCGCCGATTCGGCCGAGGCCGTGGGCAACACGCCCGCTCAGTTCGCCGCCTTCATTGCCCAGGAACAGCAGCGCTGGAAGCCGGTGCTGAACCGGGCCAAGGTCAAGCCGGATTGATCTGGGCTGCTCCCGCGTTGCGGCGCAGGCGCCGCCCGGCGAACCAGGCTTTCAAGCGCGGGTGGCCCCAGTACTTGTCGAAGAAGTGGTGCATCACCGTGTTGACGGCCGGTTCCACAAAGGTCACCGCGCCGGCCACGGCCACATTGCCGGTCAAGGCGTAGGTGACGCCGAAGGAGGTGCCCAGATGGAGGACGCCGAAGCTTGCGGTTTTGGCCATGGTGGGTTCGCCTATTGATGCTTTGATTTCAATAGGCGAATGCTAAAAGCGCGGCGACTCGCCGTCCATTTGGCAATCTCGATGGCGGCAATAGCCCCTGCTCAACCGGCCTGGTTGCTGGCCGGCGGCACGCTGCGCAGATCTTGCGCCACCCGCCCACCTTGCAGGGCGATGATGCGCTGGGCCGAGGCGATGGTCTCCGGCCGGTGGGCGATGACGATGCGGCTCAGGTTGAGCGTGCGCAGCGAGGCGTTGAGCTGGCGTTCTTTCTCGACATCGAGCGCGCTGGTGGCCTCGTCCAGAAACAGGTAGTGCGGCCGTTTGTAGAGTGCGCGCGCCAGCAGCACGCGCTGCCGCTGCCCGCCCGAGAGGCTGCTGCCCATGTCGCCGACCAGGCTTTGGTAGCCCATGGGCAGGGCGCTGATGTCCTCGTGCACGCAGGCGATGCGGGCGCATTCCTGCACCCAGGCCGCGTCGGCCTCGGGGTCGAAGAAGCTGATGTTGTCGGCAATGCTGCCTGCGAAGAGCTGGTCGTCCTGCATCACGGTGCCGATGCGTGCGCGCCAGGCAGCCAGACCCAGCTGGGCCAGCGGCCGGCCACCAATGCGGATCTCGCCGCGCTGCGGGCTGTGGATGCCCAGCATCAGCTTGAGCAAGGTGGTCTTGCCAC
This region of Paucibacter aquatile genomic DNA includes:
- a CDS encoding YkgJ family cysteine cluster protein, translating into MNCRPHCAACCIAPSISSPIPGMPVINGVSKPAGVRCIQLDAQDRCQIFGHPDRPAVCGSLQPCEQMCGESREQAMRWLGWMEQATAP
- a CDS encoding Bug family tripartite tricarboxylate transporter substrate binding protein, producing MTQDLNDPHASPDSRARRQFLLRSGLASAASGLGLPAWAEAAWPSRSVRLVVPFAPGGSSEIVARATAFELGKTLGQTVYVENKPGGSGNIAMAEVARADDQHTLVLGHIGTLAVNPFIYDKLPYDPVKDFKPVTLLAKVPSLYVVHPDVPARNLKEFVALARSKPGRLNYGSAGNGSAGHLAMEYLKMAAELFIVHVPYRGTGPQLTDLLAGRLDAASVGAPAVLQFIKAGKLRCLATGSKARLPQLPDVPTVAEQGFPGFEMTQWYGLLAPTNLAPAHLDRLATESAKAIRSSASAERLSADSAEAVGNTPAQFAAFIAQEQQRWKPVLNRAKVKPD
- a CDS encoding DUF2061 domain-containing protein; this translates as MAKTASFGVLHLGTSFGVTYALTGNVAVAGAVTFVEPAVNTVMHHFFDKYWGHPRLKAWFAGRRLRRNAGAAQINPA